tacacgtatatatatatatatatatgataatataataataataataataataataataataataataataataataataataataataagataataataataataacaggagtctataaaaacaccaaaatacagaaaaaagtactatatttcagagacagctatctctcaaatatagtacttttttctatattttggtgtttttatggactccttttattagatggaattctgttctaatagaacgtttttaccagtcatatatatatatatatatatatatatatatatatatatatatatatatatatatacttatagatccAGGAAGTAGTATTCCTCTGTTCCTCAGCATGGTGTCAGTTCATCTACCATCCACTATTCTTTGGTCCATGAAAGCCCTACATAAGCTGGACTTTTATTTTGAGGTCAGCCAAAGACCTGAGTGTCATTTCAGCTTGGATAAGCAAAGAAATCAGGTCAGCTAACGGGATTATTTCGAAGTATACTTGGATAAGACTGGATTAATTTTTGTCTTTGAGCGGCTAACCATGGAATCTTGTTAGGCAAAGGGAATTTGGACTGTAGTTATCTTAAGTCTAATATTATGAAGATACGTCCAAAGATGTTGaccgcgcctcagtggcgtggttggcatggtcttggcgtcccaccccggtggtcgcaggttcgattctcggccattccattaaggagtgagagatctgtatttctagtgatagaagttcactctcgacgtggttcggaagtcacgtaaagccgctggtcccgttgctgaataaccactggttccatgcaacgtaaaagcaccatacaaacaaacaaacatgttgATCCGTTTGATTGACAAAAAAGTAGATCGGACTTCGGGGTTTTGTTTATATCAGATTTGGTTAATTGTGTAATAAGGAAAATTAAGGCCGCCAAGAAACACTCATTTACCGAATCTCTTGAAAACGCTTTTCGAATGTAATgcaacctttttattattattattattattattattattattattattattattattattattattattattattattattattattaataagtcaTAAAATCGGTCCAGCCAGGGGTAATTGGGTTCGTTTTGTGGTGATATGCATATTCGATTTTGATTGTCTTGCTTTGACAatgatatttctttaaaataatactTTAGTACggtctatttgtatatatgtgtaaaaacGAATTTCAGTActgttatatattatttccaaTAATAGGAATCTAAAAAGGCATTTTTGCACTAGATATCTTATCGCTGCGTTTTGACGGTATagttccaataatatttcaaagaggCGCTGCCACTCCTAACATCTTTTAGACTGCTTGCAGGAGCGTTGTTGTGATTTCACGTAGCATTGCTACTGCCGACTTGAAAGAAGAATGTCTCCTTTGCCATCACGATGAAACCCGAACCGCAATTCACACTAGGTTAGCAGTTGATGGTCGACCGCAAGGAAAAAAGGGAACGTCTACCAGTGTTTCTCAACGTGGGCCATATGGCCCCCTTGGGGGCCATGAGATTTTTTCAGGGGCCACAAggcaaaatttgaaaaatggggGGCCATGGGGGGCCACAGAAAATTTAGgacccacaaaatatataaatgtgtaatattttgaatatgtgGAGGGCAATGATTTCCCAGACAATAATAGCCGGTAACTGAGTTTTaatgagttttgtttgtttttttattttagataagcaTGACCAGTCCAGCTAAGAAAAAATGCAGACAGTATTCTGTCGAATATCTTGCTTTTGGATTCATTGAATCTCCACAAAATACTACAATGCCTATGTGCCTGCTGTGTATGACCTCACTCTCAAATGAAATTATGCGTCCCAGCAAACTGAAAAAGCATCTGGAGACTGCACATAAAGACAAGAAAGACAAGCCGCTAGATTTCTTCAAGAAATTACGTGATGAGTTCCAAGGAAGGATGACAGTGAATCATATgtttaccaaaaacaaaaaagtggcAAAGTAGACAGAGGGATGTTGGCTTCTTACAAGATAGCAAATTTGATTGCAAAAGCAGGTAAGCCTCATACTATCGGTGAATCTCTGATCATGCCGGCCAGTGGCTGTAGTGCTTTCAACAGTCATGAATCAGAGTCCACAAGAGGTAACTAGTGTTATTCCTCTGAGCAACTCCTCAGTATCACGCCGTATTGATGAGATGGCAGCTGATGTTGAAAACCAATTAATCTCAAAACTGCAGGTGAATGATTTCTCGCTTCAACTCGACGAATCAACTTTACCTGATAATTCTGCTCTTTTGATGGCATTTGTGAGGTTTCTTGATGTAGATGAAATATGTCAAGAAATGCTTTTCGCATTGAAATTAACGACTGACACTAAAGGAGAATCCATCTTCAAAAAACTTGAGGTCTATTTTGAGGAGAACAACATTCCACTCAAGAACATTGTGGCTTGTGCAACAGATGGCGCTGCTGCTATGATAGGAAGGTATCGGGGATTCAgtgcttacttaaaaaaaagCTGTTCCTAATGTCGTTTGTGTGCACTGTGTTGTTCACCGGCAGCACCTGGTTGCCAAAAACCTAGCAGGACGTCTTCATGAAGCACTTGGGCATGTTATCAAGGCTGTCAACTTGATAAAAAGTAGTGCACTGAAAGATCGCCTCTTTCAGCAATTATGTGAAAAGAACAATGAAGAATTTGAAAAACTTGTGTTGCACACAGAAGTCAGGTGGCTTTCTAAAGGTAATTGCCTGAACCGTTTGTTGCACTTTGAGGACAGTGTTATCTCTTTCTTTAGTGGGACAGAACTTGGACAGAAACTTGTTGATGCAAAGAGTGACATCTTCTACCTGTCTGACATATTTGAAAAGCTAAATGTTCTGAACAAAGAACTTCAAGGCAAATAACTCCACCATGTTTTCCTGCAAGGAGGCAATTACTACATTTAAAGGAAACTCAAGCTGTTCTGTTGAACCTTGGAAGACGAGAGTTTGCACAGTTTCCTTCCTTAGCAGTTATATCCACCGATCTGCTTGATGATGACCTAGCATGTATGTTGGACCATCTGAAGCAGTTGCATAATGATATGGACACTCGCTTCTCTGACCTACTCCAAATGACTGTGCCACACTGGTTGTGGATCCCTTCATTGCTGATGTATCTGAAGTTGATGTCACCCTACAAGAAAGTCTCATTGAACTTCAGAATAACACAACAGCTCAAGCAAGGCTCAAGCGTGGAGGACACCAGAAGCTGTGGATGAATCAAGATGTGTATAAGAAGTACCCAATACTCTGGAAAGATGTGAAGTTGCTCTTACTTGCCTTTCCCACGTCTTACTTGGTTGAGACTGGTTTCAGTCGGGTGATGTACCTGCTGTCAAAGACACGAAGTCGCCTTGACATAGAAAAAAGAGGCGATTTACGTCTCTCTCTGACAGCTTTCAGGCCAAACCATTATTTGACAAGTTGGCAGCCTTGCATCAGTCACAGGGATCCCACTGAAACCTTTCAAGATAAAGCCAATATTTGTACTACatatattccttgttttttttattccttttgtaaatagataagtgttcaaataaaatatttttccaattaataTTGGTATTTGATTCATGCCTGAAATTAGTGTTTTGAGTACATGGTACTACTCAAACTAGAACCATTAATATACCTTCCCTAGGCGTATTAAGGTGATGGACGGAaggcgggtgtgtgtgtggggggggggggggggaagaagtcaGAGTTGGCATGGAGGGGCCACACAACAACTTGCACTGGATTGAAGGGGGCCACCACcagaaaaaggttgagaaacagtGGTCTAGTGTATTAAATTCCGCTAAAGAGACTCTACTTACTCACTGGAGCGTTGAGAAAATCATCTTACGGACTGAGCTCATTGATTGGCAAAGGAATTACGCTccttaaatgacttagaaaaatatatttttttaagtgtaaTTCGCTGAAATGGTCAAGGTTAAAGAGAGTTGAAGTGTCTGACCTAAGCGAGCATGTAATCAGGTCATTGATGAAGAGAGATAAAGACGCTAATGAGGCGAATCTTTTGAAGTAATTAAGTCTGTGGAATGGGTAAAATGGACTGGTTTGAATGAGATGAAGGGAATTAGATAAAAGAGCTGACTATTATATTGAACTAGGGCTAGCATCTGTGTGAGTTGGAGTAGTATAGCTATTGATGCATCATGAATATGAAGTAATTGCATTATTTACAATACTATTGCTTGAAGTAATCGTTTTCATTCTGTAAATGGGAATAAATAttaatcctcttttttttttttatgtcagagaCGAAGCTGATATTTCAGGTCGCAAAACAAGTTGATTATAGTTTACAATAGGCTTAACGTGCCTGCTGTTTCAGGGGCAAGAGACCGTGCTGCCCTGAAATAATAGATGACGTTTCTTCTGTTTAGAAGCGAAATGAGTCTActttttattacaatattatgattattgtatATTACCGTTATTAATAGTTGTATTTCGGCTACCTTCCACGCCCAGCATTTCAAAAGGAAAggcgtagtgccgtcagttcacctgatgcggtgtactgtaggcattacttaaggttctttgcagcgtgccttcggcccctagctgcaactccttttgtttcttttactgtacatcctttcgtattctcttttactgtacatcctttcgtATTCTCTGTTACTCTTTAAACCCttctactgttaatttccgtttcagcgctgaatgacctcgtaggtcccagtgcttggcccttggcctaaattctgtattcaatttatTTTGAAATGGATCGAAAATGTAAAAGCATACGAAGGTGACGCCTGCCGGGGTCAGAAGTTAAGAACCATTTGAACTGACCTTTTCTAAACTGTTTGCATAATAACTCTCACTCAAGGTGTTCCATCTTAGCGAGTCACATGAacgaatagatatataattagtccgagtttctctctctctctctctctctctctctctctctctctagttcgagGGAGGGCTTCGACGAGGTAATCCCTTCCTCTACCTCCACGGGGTGAAATCATTCATAAGCTCTGTGAAATTATTGTTCTTCTATGAAATAGTGGAATTTTTCTTATTGGGTTCATTGTTGATTTAATCGTTGAATGGTTGTATGGCTGTGACACTGCTTAAATatacgtttattatatatatatatatatatatatatatatatatataagatatattaatatatatatataatatatatatgaccttgTGATCATGGgactctcccactctctctctctctctctctcccgtccccGTGAATTTTCTAAATCAAGGGTTCTTATATGTGTACAATATCAGTCAGG
This portion of the Macrobrachium nipponense isolate FS-2020 chromosome 10, ASM1510439v2, whole genome shotgun sequence genome encodes:
- the LOC135223934 gene encoding zinc finger MYM-type protein 6-like, with the protein product MNQSPQEVTSVIPLSNSSVSRRIDEMAADVENQLISKLQVNDFSLQLDESTLPDNSALLMAFVRFLDVDEICQEMLFALKLTTDTKGESIFKKLEVYFEENNIPLKNIVACATDGAAAMIGRREFAQFPSLAVISTDLLDDDLACMLDHLKQLHNDMDTRFSDLLQMTVPHWLWIPSLLMYLKLMSPYKKVSLNFRITQQLKQGSSVEDTRSCG